The Streptomyces spororaveus genome includes a region encoding these proteins:
- a CDS encoding ricin-type beta-trefoil lectin domain protein: MAIALRKTLAVATLALSASLLPAVGAQAVDTAAPSLRAPSLYCLANAWETPNVSTKPCDAADRGQHWTVSGQQISLSNARGYCLANTWNAQDVSVKPCNPKDQGQYWTVSGQQISLTYAPAYCLANAWQTPNISTKPCDSADRGQRWVIFNDQISLAAA, encoded by the coding sequence ATGGCAATCGCACTCCGCAAGACGCTCGCCGTCGCAACGCTGGCCCTGAGCGCCTCCCTCCTGCCGGCCGTCGGGGCACAGGCCGTAGACACCGCCGCCCCGTCCCTGCGCGCTCCCAGCCTCTACTGCCTCGCCAACGCCTGGGAAACCCCGAATGTCTCCACGAAGCCGTGCGATGCCGCCGACCGAGGCCAGCACTGGACCGTCTCGGGCCAGCAGATCTCCCTCAGCAACGCGCGGGGCTACTGTCTCGCCAACACGTGGAACGCTCAGGACGTCTCGGTGAAGCCTTGCAACCCCAAGGACCAGGGCCAGTACTGGACTGTCTCGGGCCAGCAGATCTCCCTCACCTATGCGCCGGCCTATTGCCTGGCCAACGCCTGGCAGACCCCGAACATTTCAACCAAGCCGTGCGACTCCGCCGACCGCGGCCAGCGCTGGGTGATCTTCAACGACCAGATCAGCCTCGCTGCAGCCTGA
- a CDS encoding long-chain-fatty-acid--CoA ligase, whose protein sequence is MTNLATFLVDSAAAHGDRIAVRHDDSTLTYAQLDDASARVAALLRDRGVRPGDRIALTMPNVPLFPVVYYGILRAGGVVVPMNPLLRAREVAFTLRDCGARVALVFPLFAEEAVKAAAETGTECLVTEPADFDDLLRAHEPAPGVVDRTDDDPALILYTSGTTGTPKGAELSHRNLATNAATTAETLLRVGPDDVLFGGLPLFHAFGQTCALNTAVAAGATLTLLPRFEPQRALETIARDGVTVFLGVPTMYAALLHAELPEGFSARGLRLAVSGGASLPVEVLHGFERRFGVTVLEGYGLSETSPVAAFNHPDRPRKAGSIGQPVRGVEMRLVAEGGGAVPSGEVGEIAIRGENLMTGYWNRPEATAEAVHGGWFHSGDLARVDEDGFYFIVDRKKDLIIRGGYNVYPREVEEVLYAHPSVAEAAVVGVPHSFHGEEIAAVIVLRPGAEATAEEIRAYVRDRVAAYKYPRIVTFAAELPKGPTGKILKREIVITDR, encoded by the coding sequence ATGACCAACCTCGCCACGTTCCTCGTGGACTCCGCCGCGGCCCACGGCGATCGCATCGCCGTCCGCCACGACGACAGCACGCTCACCTACGCCCAGTTGGACGACGCGAGCGCCAGGGTCGCCGCCCTCCTGCGCGACCGCGGCGTCCGGCCCGGCGACCGCATCGCGCTGACCATGCCCAACGTGCCGCTGTTCCCGGTCGTCTACTACGGCATCCTGCGGGCCGGCGGTGTGGTCGTGCCGATGAATCCGCTCCTCAGAGCCCGTGAGGTGGCCTTCACCCTGCGCGACTGCGGGGCGCGGGTCGCGCTGGTGTTCCCTCTGTTCGCGGAGGAGGCCGTGAAGGCCGCTGCCGAGACCGGAACCGAATGCCTGGTGACCGAGCCCGCGGACTTCGACGACCTGCTGCGGGCCCACGAACCGGCGCCCGGCGTCGTCGACCGTACCGATGACGACCCGGCCCTCATCCTCTACACCTCGGGCACGACCGGGACGCCGAAGGGCGCCGAACTGTCCCACCGGAACCTGGCCACCAACGCCGCCACCACGGCCGAGACGCTGCTTCGGGTCGGACCCGACGACGTGCTCTTCGGTGGCCTGCCCCTCTTCCACGCCTTCGGCCAGACCTGCGCGCTGAACACGGCCGTTGCCGCCGGCGCCACACTGACGCTGTTGCCGCGGTTCGAGCCGCAGCGCGCCCTGGAGACCATCGCCCGCGACGGGGTCACCGTGTTCCTCGGCGTGCCGACGATGTACGCGGCGCTGCTCCATGCCGAGCTCCCCGAAGGCTTCAGCGCCCGCGGGCTCCGCCTGGCGGTCTCCGGCGGCGCCTCGCTTCCGGTAGAGGTGCTGCACGGCTTCGAGCGGCGCTTCGGGGTCACCGTCCTCGAAGGATACGGACTCTCCGAGACCTCACCGGTCGCGGCCTTCAACCACCCGGACCGCCCGCGCAAGGCGGGCTCGATCGGACAGCCCGTCCGCGGGGTCGAGATGAGGCTCGTGGCCGAGGGCGGCGGCGCGGTGCCCTCGGGAGAGGTCGGCGAGATCGCGATCCGCGGCGAGAACCTCATGACGGGCTACTGGAACCGCCCCGAGGCCACGGCGGAGGCGGTCCACGGCGGATGGTTCCACAGCGGTGACCTGGCGCGTGTCGACGAGGACGGCTTCTACTTCATCGTCGACCGCAAGAAGGACCTGATCATCCGCGGTGGCTACAACGTGTACCCGCGTGAGGTCGAGGAGGTGCTGTACGCACACCCGTCCGTCGCCGAAGCCGCCGTCGTCGGCGTGCCGCACTCGTTCCACGGGGAGGAGATCGCGGCGGTGATCGTGCTCCGGCCCGGTGCCGAGGCCACGGCCGAGGAGATCCGGGCGTACGTCAGGGACCGGGTGGCGGCGTACAAGTACCCCCGGATCGTCACCTTCGCGGCCGAGCTCCCCAAGGGTCCCACAGGCAAGATCCTCAAGCGCGAGATCGTGATCACCGATCGGTGA